One stretch of Schlesneria sp. DSM 10557 DNA includes these proteins:
- a CDS encoding carbonic anhydrase, producing the protein MDVIYRYDPFAPIVARQIPDADAAISELVQGNDRFKSIVDRMQQHTLGESTGEPMILPMSPMTWGLPLFPGAVPTQAPFAAVLGCSDARVPTEAVFDQTFNNLFVLRIAGNVLGSECLGSLHYALRNLKESLKLVVVLGHAKCGAVTAAVDTNLSPDAYANIACTFPLRSLVDQIQIAVRGATHALETYLGSPITDKAAFRSTLVAVTSYVNAAVSALELQRELDLYDKEGPRVVFGVYEFESLRVQSSPEFRPEEPRLRSAPRNAKELADYAFEVVTEVMSLNNQDHESGSLMASQS; encoded by the coding sequence ATGGACGTCATTTACCGATACGATCCGTTTGCGCCGATTGTGGCTCGACAGATCCCCGATGCGGATGCCGCGATCAGCGAACTGGTGCAAGGTAATGATCGCTTCAAAAGTATCGTCGATCGAATGCAGCAGCATACGCTGGGAGAATCGACGGGCGAGCCCATGATTCTTCCGATGAGTCCCATGACCTGGGGCCTCCCGCTGTTCCCCGGTGCCGTCCCGACGCAGGCCCCCTTCGCCGCCGTCCTTGGCTGCTCTGACGCGCGTGTGCCGACCGAAGCGGTATTTGATCAAACCTTTAACAATCTCTTCGTCCTGCGTATCGCCGGTAATGTCCTCGGGTCCGAATGTCTTGGCTCGCTGCACTACGCACTCAGGAACCTGAAGGAAAGCTTGAAGCTGGTTGTCGTGCTGGGTCATGCCAAGTGCGGTGCCGTGACAGCCGCAGTCGACACGAATCTGTCACCGGACGCCTATGCCAACATCGCCTGCACCTTCCCTCTGCGTTCACTCGTGGATCAGATCCAGATCGCCGTCAGAGGCGCCACGCACGCCCTGGAAACATACCTGGGTTCGCCGATCACGGACAAAGCCGCATTCCGATCGACTCTGGTTGCAGTCACCTCCTACGTCAACGCCGCCGTCTCGGCACTGGAACTCCAGCGTGAACTGGACCTTTATGACAAAGAGGGACCTCGCGTCGTCTTCGGCGTCTACGAATTCGAATCCCTGCGCGTCCAAAGCAGCCCCGAGTTCCGCCCCGAGGAGCCACGCCTGCGCTCCGCCCCCAGGAACGCCAAAGAGCTGGCCGACTATGCCTTCGAAGTCGTAACGGAAGTGATGTCGCTGAATAACCAGGACCATGAGTCCGGATCTCTGATGGCCTCACAAAGTTAG
- a CDS encoding alpha/beta hydrolase, protein MAERLVILAIQVYLTCLIPLVFFQRSLIYHPSRSASLPAAQAISRTSVIDIRVKSHDGLTLNGWLLIAGNRTGKNESEALNLLEKEGNPVILYFPGNAGQRSRRLVPMEVLTSLNAHVVLVDYRGYGDNPGTPSEASFANDARSVWNYLTAELNVSPRRIVIYGESLGGGVATRLAGELCKSGIEPGGLIVQSTFNSLVAVAQKHFPVLPISLLLVDRYPSDRRINSVTCPILQIHGQQDQIVPLENGQRLFDAAPAASTSGIAKQQIVMPTTDHNDVYDSQRDSALLQEGLRDFLEQVQSLSTRPPDPSAEKEPDSPLSNVTSPAQAGQSVNLLDRRVVMAGLLLAFVAALELLKRQRSPRTPTGGDHGPPTK, encoded by the coding sequence ATGGCCGAACGACTGGTCATTCTGGCGATCCAGGTCTATCTGACATGCCTGATTCCACTGGTGTTCTTTCAGCGATCACTGATTTACCACCCCTCACGTTCAGCCAGCCTTCCTGCCGCACAGGCAATTTCGCGGACATCAGTGATCGACATCCGGGTGAAGTCTCACGACGGTTTGACTCTGAATGGCTGGTTACTGATCGCCGGGAATCGGACCGGAAAGAATGAGAGCGAGGCCCTGAACCTGCTGGAGAAGGAAGGCAACCCGGTCATCCTCTATTTTCCGGGGAATGCTGGACAACGTTCCCGGCGGCTTGTGCCGATGGAGGTGCTGACATCCCTGAATGCGCATGTAGTGCTCGTTGACTACCGCGGTTACGGGGACAATCCCGGCACCCCCTCCGAAGCCAGCTTTGCGAATGACGCCCGATCGGTCTGGAATTATCTGACCGCAGAGCTGAACGTCTCACCCCGCCGGATTGTGATCTACGGTGAATCGCTGGGGGGTGGGGTCGCGACGCGATTAGCGGGCGAACTCTGCAAATCGGGGATCGAGCCTGGAGGTCTGATTGTGCAATCCACCTTCAACTCGCTGGTCGCGGTCGCTCAAAAGCACTTCCCGGTGCTTCCCATCTCCCTGCTGCTCGTGGACCGCTATCCCTCGGATCGCAGGATTAACTCGGTGACGTGTCCGATTCTTCAGATTCACGGCCAGCAAGACCAGATCGTTCCGCTCGAGAACGGGCAGAGATTGTTCGATGCCGCTCCCGCCGCATCAACGTCGGGGATCGCCAAGCAGCAGATCGTCATGCCTACCACCGATCATAACGATGTGTACGACTCGCAGAGAGATTCGGCACTACTGCAGGAAGGGTTACGAGACTTCCTCGAACAGGTCCAATCTCTTTCTACCCGGCCTCCTGATCCCTCGGCTGAGAAGGAACCTGATTCGCCTCTGTCTAATGTCACGTCCCCTGCTCAAGCGGGCCAGAGCGTAAATCTTCTTGACCGACGAGTTGTCATGGCGGGTCTGTTGCTCGCCTTTGTGGCTGCCCTCGAATTACTGAAGCGGCAACGCAGCCCACGTACACCGACTGGCGGCGATCATGGACCCCCGACAAAGTAA
- the yidD gene encoding membrane protein insertion efficiency factor YidD, which translates to MIIVRLLRGFLAVVLIRVVRLYQLLISPLLGSNCRFYPSCSNYFIEAVEKYGPIVGAWKGIWRILRCHPFHPGGFDPP; encoded by the coding sequence ATGATTATCGTTCGCTTGTTGCGAGGATTTCTGGCGGTCGTACTGATCCGCGTCGTTCGTCTTTACCAACTGCTGATCAGTCCCTTACTGGGCAGCAATTGTCGGTTCTACCCGTCGTGCAGCAATTACTTCATCGAAGCTGTCGAGAAATACGGCCCGATCGTGGGGGCGTGGAAAGGGATCTGGAGAATCCTCCGGTGTCATCCGTTTCACCCCGGCGGATTCGACCCCCCTTAG
- the mutS gene encoding DNA mismatch repair protein MutS → MTTTPERAPTPAMQRYLEVKAQHPNAILLFRMGDFYELFYEDAVVASKVIGLTLTSRDKGSTNPIPMAGFPYHQLDGYLQKLVRGGFRAAICEQMEDPKQAKGPVKRDVTRVVTPGTLTEDSMLDPRESNFLACVFPAKDLCGLAWLEVSTGRFVMADLAPEHVVDEIARIRPAECLIPEKSETLPLVQMLNQMNGMLLSDRAPWSFAADQCKRTLLEHFQTRTLSGFDIDEDTPGVTAAGALLEYVRETQKSGLGHITRLEPYRRGTCLLIDEATRRSLELTRTLREGQREGSLLAVIDETVTPMGARLLGEWLSNPLTDVARINLRLDAIEELMAEPVFCRELREQLQEAYDLQRLTARVATGRCSPRDLSCLARTLALLPRLKAKLSGRKSRRLMELEGRLDLCPELRADIEASLVDEPPMLTSDGGMIREGYNAQLDEWRDLARGGKDWITRYQAEEIERTGIPNLKVGFNRVFGYYLECTAAQSDKVPADYIRKQTLKNYERFITPQLKEYEDKVLRAEGQAIQLEQELFNALRERVAQQSARLKEIAEILAEIDTLAGLATLAISARYCRPEITLDPVLDIREGRHPVLDRLKPSGEFVPNDVRMGKKGSLTRSIPASDSSGEAEASETQSAPPDAPADPLPEGLVQLITGPNMAGKSTYIRQAALITILAQMGSFVPASSARIGIADRVFARVGASDELGKGQSTFMVEMTETARILNAATKQSLVILDEIGRGTSTYDGISLAWAITEYLHDVTGCRTMFATHYHELTQLAQSMKECVNWNVAVREDADDVIFLHKIVPGSADKSYGIHVAQLAGVPRLVLDRARVILKTLESDHVDESGRTRVPERRTKRKMERQLALFEEEEHPIIDKLRQLNVDEMTPMAALQELHRLHSQLKQ, encoded by the coding sequence ATGACGACAACTCCCGAACGTGCCCCCACCCCTGCCATGCAACGGTATCTTGAGGTGAAGGCGCAGCATCCCAATGCCATTCTGCTTTTTCGCATGGGGGATTTTTACGAGCTGTTCTACGAAGACGCCGTGGTTGCTTCGAAAGTGATCGGGCTGACGCTGACCAGTCGCGATAAAGGTTCAACCAACCCCATTCCGATGGCGGGATTCCCTTACCATCAACTTGACGGCTATCTGCAGAAACTCGTACGCGGAGGTTTCCGGGCGGCGATCTGCGAACAGATGGAAGATCCCAAGCAGGCCAAGGGGCCGGTTAAACGAGATGTGACCCGCGTTGTCACTCCCGGGACCCTGACTGAAGATTCCATGCTTGACCCCCGGGAAAGCAATTTCCTGGCCTGTGTCTTCCCCGCGAAAGATCTCTGCGGGCTGGCATGGCTTGAGGTCTCGACCGGGCGGTTCGTGATGGCGGATCTGGCGCCGGAACACGTCGTCGACGAGATCGCTCGAATCCGGCCTGCAGAATGCCTCATCCCCGAAAAGTCTGAGACACTCCCCCTGGTCCAGATGCTGAACCAGATGAATGGAATGCTGCTCAGTGATCGGGCCCCCTGGTCGTTCGCCGCTGATCAGTGCAAGCGAACTTTGCTGGAACATTTCCAGACGCGCACATTGTCCGGGTTCGATATCGACGAGGATACGCCCGGCGTCACGGCGGCCGGTGCACTGCTTGAATATGTCAGAGAAACTCAGAAAAGTGGACTGGGGCATATCACGCGCCTGGAGCCTTACCGGCGAGGGACCTGTCTGCTGATCGATGAAGCGACACGACGCAGCCTGGAACTGACGCGGACATTGCGGGAAGGACAGCGGGAAGGAAGTCTGCTGGCGGTCATCGATGAGACGGTGACGCCGATGGGAGCCCGTTTGCTGGGGGAATGGTTGTCGAATCCCCTCACCGATGTTGCCCGCATCAATCTGCGTCTGGATGCGATTGAAGAACTGATGGCAGAACCGGTTTTCTGCCGTGAACTGCGTGAGCAGCTTCAGGAAGCGTATGACCTCCAGCGTTTGACTGCCCGCGTGGCAACGGGCCGCTGTTCTCCGCGTGATTTGTCTTGCCTGGCGAGAACACTCGCACTGTTGCCCCGGCTGAAAGCCAAGTTGTCGGGTCGAAAGTCTCGTCGGCTGATGGAACTCGAAGGCCGTCTGGACCTTTGTCCGGAACTGCGGGCGGATATCGAGGCCTCTCTGGTCGACGAACCCCCGATGCTGACGAGTGATGGGGGGATGATACGGGAGGGCTACAACGCGCAACTGGACGAATGGCGGGACCTGGCCCGTGGCGGCAAAGACTGGATCACGCGCTACCAGGCCGAAGAAATTGAGCGGACAGGAATCCCGAATCTGAAAGTCGGTTTCAATCGCGTCTTCGGGTACTACCTCGAATGTACGGCGGCTCAGTCGGATAAGGTCCCTGCGGATTACATCCGTAAACAGACGCTCAAAAACTATGAGCGGTTTATTACCCCGCAGCTCAAAGAGTACGAAGACAAGGTTCTGCGGGCAGAAGGCCAGGCGATCCAGCTCGAGCAGGAACTGTTTAACGCACTGCGGGAACGTGTCGCTCAGCAATCCGCCCGGCTGAAAGAGATTGCCGAAATTCTGGCAGAGATCGACACTCTGGCGGGACTTGCCACGCTCGCGATCAGTGCCCGCTATTGCCGGCCAGAGATCACGCTGGACCCCGTACTGGATATCCGGGAAGGGCGACATCCTGTCCTTGATCGATTGAAGCCAAGTGGCGAATTCGTGCCGAATGATGTCCGCATGGGCAAAAAAGGAAGTTTGACCCGGTCGATTCCGGCCTCCGATTCCAGCGGGGAAGCAGAGGCGTCCGAAACGCAGTCCGCACCACCCGATGCACCGGCCGACCCACTTCCTGAGGGACTTGTCCAGCTCATTACCGGTCCGAACATGGCGGGAAAGAGTACTTATATTCGACAGGCGGCCCTGATCACGATTCTGGCTCAAATGGGCAGTTTCGTTCCCGCGAGTTCCGCCCGGATCGGGATCGCAGATCGTGTCTTTGCCCGTGTTGGCGCCAGTGATGAACTGGGCAAGGGGCAAAGTACCTTCATGGTCGAGATGACGGAAACGGCAAGAATTCTCAACGCCGCAACGAAGCAGAGCCTGGTGATCCTCGACGAGATTGGCCGTGGAACCAGCACCTACGATGGCATCTCGCTCGCATGGGCGATCACGGAATACCTGCATGACGTCACGGGGTGTCGCACCATGTTTGCGACGCACTACCACGAATTGACTCAACTGGCCCAGTCAATGAAGGAATGCGTCAACTGGAACGTCGCTGTCCGCGAAGACGCCGATGATGTCATCTTCCTGCATAAGATCGTTCCGGGTTCCGCAGATAAAAGCTACGGAATCCACGTCGCTCAGTTGGCCGGCGTTCCCCGCCTGGTTCTGGATCGGGCGCGAGTGATTCTCAAGACACTGGAAAGTGACCACGTCGACGAATCGGGGCGAACCCGGGTTCCGGAACGTCGAACAAAACGGAAGATGGAACGTCAGCTCGCGCTGTTTGAAGAAGAGGAACATCCCATCATCGATAAACTGCGCCAGTTAAATGTCGACGAGATGACTCCGATGGCCGCTCTGCAGGAGCTTCATCGTCTGCACTCCCAATTGAAGCAATAA
- a CDS encoding DUF1549 domain-containing protein, protein MRMARDCVRWVDSILAFTWLLLTLGSSVAAETQPTESIRSLLIQKCIACHSGDEPQGGLDLTTREHLLMGGESGSAFDESQPLSSLIWQRVEQGDMPPKHPLSDEEKQTVRLWLEGGATWSGGALDPLAVTTPHRAGFDWWSLRPLRQVTIPSNSMTEIRTQPIDDFVLDELARHQLSMSAAADASTLIRRISYDLLGLPPLPQEVAEFAADSRPDAIERLIDRLLASPHYGERWARHWLDVVRFGESNGFERDLPRPNAWHYRDWVISALNRDLAYDDFVRWQLAGDVLGQDDAESIKAMGFLVAGAHNTVIPVVDTMRATMRQDELEDLVGTVTQTFLGLTVNCARCHDHKFDPITAREYYQIASSLAGINHGDREYTPPEVVRQLAAWQTEIEQLTRQLKEEETPLRELILSARSTPEKRSSVTQREPQPLAAWDFTQDLRDQAGNLQLTLVGSAERTPNGLVLDGKSFARSSPLPIALAEKTLEVRVQLKTLHQSGGGAISLQTLDGQVFDAIVYAENEAARWMAGSEGFQRTLSYQGGAEERAEQEAIVFTQVYHADGIITGYRNGQPYGIPIRKSAAMTFEAGQSQILLGLRHGTEAGGNRMLTGTILAAKLFDKALTPDEVAASADVTKTYVSEDEILSRLTPERQASRIATKERLNRLKQSHAELAKNGPQMVYTAILTQPPAMRVHKRGSVVALGEEVEPAGLMAIKGLNPSFELRPDSIESHRRSKLAEWITDARNPLFARVMANRIWHYHFGQGLVESPNDFGFHAGMPSHPDLLEWLAQEFRNGGVRSAAPNEAAGAKGSSASRFSLKRLHRLMLSSTTYRQSSAFNSDAARQDASNRFLWRMNPRRLEAEAVRDTMLSVSGALNTELGGKGYSDVNSYFFKGTQFYDPIDPVGHSSHRRTLYRMGARGGRSPFLDNFDCPDPSTTTPRRSSTVTPLQALSLLNHSFSLRMADQFAERLRQISNQPDSQAKAAFELLYCRIADEQEIELSRAFIADQGLSEFCRALWNSSEFLFVD, encoded by the coding sequence ATGCGAATGGCCAGGGATTGTGTGCGCTGGGTCGACAGCATTCTGGCATTCACCTGGCTATTGCTGACCTTGGGATCGAGTGTTGCTGCCGAGACGCAGCCAACCGAGTCGATTCGGTCGCTCCTCATTCAGAAATGTATCGCCTGCCATAGCGGCGACGAACCCCAGGGAGGGCTCGATCTCACCACGCGGGAACACCTGCTGATGGGTGGTGAATCCGGTTCTGCATTCGACGAATCGCAGCCACTTTCCAGCCTGATCTGGCAACGGGTCGAGCAAGGGGATATGCCCCCCAAACACCCGCTGTCAGACGAGGAAAAACAAACGGTCAGACTCTGGCTCGAAGGGGGAGCGACGTGGTCCGGCGGGGCACTCGATCCGCTGGCAGTCACCACCCCACATCGCGCAGGCTTCGACTGGTGGTCCCTGCGCCCCCTGAGACAAGTCACGATTCCCTCAAACAGCATGACGGAAATCCGTACGCAGCCGATTGACGATTTCGTACTGGACGAATTAGCCAGGCATCAGCTTTCGATGTCCGCTGCGGCGGACGCTTCGACACTCATTCGGCGAATCTCCTATGACCTGCTCGGGTTGCCCCCTCTGCCCCAAGAGGTGGCCGAGTTCGCTGCGGACTCGCGTCCCGATGCCATCGAACGACTGATTGACCGGTTGCTCGCATCCCCCCATTACGGTGAGCGGTGGGCACGACACTGGCTGGATGTCGTCCGATTCGGCGAGAGCAATGGATTCGAGCGAGATCTGCCACGACCGAACGCCTGGCATTACCGGGACTGGGTCATCAGTGCACTCAATCGAGACCTGGCGTACGACGATTTTGTCCGCTGGCAACTCGCGGGAGACGTGCTGGGCCAAGACGACGCGGAATCAATCAAGGCGATGGGATTTCTGGTTGCCGGGGCACACAATACGGTCATTCCCGTCGTCGACACGATGCGCGCAACCATGCGTCAGGATGAACTGGAGGATCTGGTCGGAACAGTCACTCAGACGTTCCTGGGTCTGACCGTGAACTGTGCCCGATGCCACGACCATAAGTTCGATCCCATCACCGCGCGAGAGTACTATCAGATCGCATCATCGCTGGCCGGGATCAATCACGGCGATCGCGAGTACACCCCACCCGAAGTTGTCCGTCAGCTCGCGGCGTGGCAGACGGAAATCGAACAACTCACCCGGCAACTGAAAGAGGAAGAGACTCCCCTTCGCGAGCTCATCCTGTCGGCACGGAGTACCCCCGAGAAGCGATCCTCAGTCACTCAACGGGAACCACAGCCACTCGCAGCCTGGGACTTTACCCAGGATCTGCGGGATCAGGCAGGCAACCTGCAACTGACGTTAGTGGGGTCGGCAGAGCGAACTCCGAACGGTCTCGTCCTTGATGGAAAGTCGTTCGCCCGATCGTCCCCCCTGCCCATCGCCTTGGCGGAAAAGACACTGGAAGTGCGGGTGCAACTGAAAACACTGCACCAGTCAGGAGGGGGCGCGATCAGCCTCCAGACACTCGATGGCCAGGTATTTGATGCGATCGTCTACGCGGAAAACGAAGCCGCACGGTGGATGGCCGGAAGTGAAGGTTTTCAGCGCACCCTTTCTTATCAGGGGGGGGCCGAAGAACGGGCCGAGCAAGAGGCGATTGTCTTTACACAGGTTTATCACGCCGACGGAATCATTACCGGTTACCGGAACGGTCAGCCCTATGGGATCCCCATCCGAAAATCGGCCGCCATGACATTCGAAGCGGGACAATCCCAGATCCTGCTCGGACTACGACACGGAACCGAGGCGGGTGGTAACCGAATGCTGACGGGAACAATCCTCGCCGCCAAGCTTTTTGACAAAGCTCTCACGCCGGACGAAGTCGCCGCCTCCGCCGATGTCACCAAGACTTACGTCTCAGAAGACGAGATCCTGTCGCGACTGACTCCCGAACGGCAGGCCTCGCGTATCGCAACAAAAGAGCGACTGAATCGCCTGAAGCAGAGCCATGCAGAACTGGCGAAGAATGGTCCGCAGATGGTTTATACAGCGATACTGACCCAACCCCCGGCAATGAGGGTTCACAAGCGAGGCAGTGTTGTTGCACTGGGAGAAGAGGTCGAGCCTGCGGGATTGATGGCCATCAAGGGACTGAACCCTTCCTTCGAGCTTCGGCCTGACTCCATCGAATCGCATCGGCGAAGCAAGCTCGCAGAATGGATCACCGATGCCCGCAATCCACTCTTCGCTCGGGTCATGGCAAACCGCATCTGGCATTACCACTTTGGACAGGGACTGGTGGAATCACCGAATGACTTTGGTTTTCATGCGGGGATGCCCAGCCACCCGGACTTACTGGAATGGCTGGCCCAAGAGTTCAGGAATGGGGGTGTGCGATCAGCTGCGCCAAACGAAGCCGCCGGAGCGAAGGGGAGCTCTGCATCGCGTTTTTCTCTAAAACGACTGCACCGGCTGATGCTGAGCTCCACCACTTACCGACAATCGTCCGCCTTCAATTCCGACGCCGCTCGCCAGGATGCCAGCAACCGGTTCCTCTGGCGAATGAATCCCCGTCGATTAGAAGCAGAAGCGGTTCGGGATACGATGCTGTCCGTGTCCGGAGCATTGAATACCGAACTCGGAGGGAAAGGCTATTCGGATGTAAACTCGTACTTTTTCAAAGGGACGCAGTTCTACGATCCGATCGACCCGGTCGGCCACTCCTCTCACCGACGCACTTTGTATCGGATGGGAGCGCGCGGCGGACGGAGTCCCTTCCTGGATAATTTTGACTGCCCGGACCCTTCGACGACGACGCCCCGCCGGTCATCGACGGTGACACCCCTCCAGGCGCTTTCACTCTTGAATCACTCATTCAGCCTGCGAATGGCTGACCAATTCGCTGAACGGCTTCGGCAGATCAGTAACCAACCGGACAGCCAGGCGAAAGCCGCGTTTGAGTTGCTTTACTGCCGGATCGCTGACGAACAGGAAATCGAACTCAGCAGGGCCTTCATCGCGGACCAGGGATTGTCGGAATTCTGCCGGGCGCTGTGGAATTCGTCCGAATTTCTGTTCGTTGACTGA